One genomic window of Candidatus Methylomirabilota bacterium includes the following:
- the ffh gene encoding signal recognition particle protein yields MLDSLTSRLTGIFDRLRGYGRLTEENIQEALREVRVALLEADVNFKVVKGFIERVRVKAVGQDVLTSLTPGQQVVKVVRDELVELLGGSGHRLAMASHPPTVIMLVGLQGSGKTTSAAKLARHFQKQGQHPILASADVYRPAAMAQLRRLGKDLGIPVLGEETQKPAAICRAARDEAAQRGLSPLILDTAGLLHIDEVMLDELRVIKKDVAPHHVLLVVDAMTGQDALTVAEKFNAAVGIDAVVLTKMDGDARGGAALSVREVTGRPIAFVGVGEKTDALEPFHPDRLAQRILGMGDVLSLVEKAQAHVDASQAEEMARKIREESFSLEDFATQLKQLRSMGPLGQIMEMLPMFKGSKGMPKELKGEEKNLKRFEAIIGSMTPDERVKPAIINGSRRARIAKGSGTQVADVNRLLKQYAQLKQMMKGLKQMEGRMGKFKGAMPFLPR; encoded by the coding sequence AGCCTTACTTCGCGACTCACGGGTATCTTTGACCGGCTCCGTGGCTACGGCCGGCTGACGGAGGAGAATATCCAGGAGGCCCTGCGCGAAGTGCGCGTGGCCCTCCTCGAAGCCGACGTCAACTTCAAGGTCGTCAAGGGCTTCATCGAGCGAGTCCGCGTCAAGGCGGTGGGCCAAGACGTGCTCACGTCGCTCACGCCGGGGCAGCAAGTGGTCAAGGTCGTGCGCGACGAGCTGGTCGAGCTGCTCGGCGGCTCGGGGCATCGCCTGGCGATGGCGTCTCATCCGCCCACGGTCATCATGCTGGTCGGTCTCCAGGGCTCGGGCAAGACCACCTCGGCCGCCAAGCTCGCGCGGCACTTCCAGAAGCAGGGGCAGCACCCGATCCTGGCCTCGGCCGACGTCTACCGCCCGGCCGCCATGGCGCAGCTCCGCCGCCTGGGCAAGGACCTGGGCATCCCCGTGCTTGGGGAAGAGACGCAGAAGCCCGCAGCCATCTGCCGCGCGGCGCGCGACGAAGCAGCCCAGCGCGGGCTCTCGCCGCTCATCCTCGACACGGCGGGGCTGCTGCACATCGACGAGGTGATGCTGGACGAGCTGCGGGTGATCAAGAAGGACGTGGCGCCGCACCACGTGCTGCTCGTGGTGGACGCGATGACGGGCCAGGACGCGCTGACGGTGGCGGAGAAGTTCAACGCCGCGGTGGGCATTGACGCGGTGGTGCTGACCAAGATGGACGGCGACGCGCGGGGCGGCGCGGCCCTGTCGGTGCGGGAGGTAACGGGGCGGCCCATCGCGTTCGTCGGCGTCGGTGAGAAGACGGACGCGCTCGAGCCCTTCCACCCCGACCGGCTCGCGCAGCGCATCCTCGGTATGGGCGACGTGCTCTCGCTGGTCGAGAAGGCCCAGGCCCACGTGGATGCTTCCCAGGCCGAGGAGATGGCGCGGAAGATCCGCGAGGAGAGCTTCTCCCTCGAGGACTTCGCCACGCAGCTCAAGCAGCTCCGCTCCATGGGACCGCTGGGGCAGATCATGGAGATGCTGCCGATGTTCAAGGGTTCCAAGGGCATGCCGAAGGAGCTCAAGGGCGAGGAGAAGAATCTCAAGCGCTTCGAGGCGATCATCGGCTCGATGACGCCGGACGAGCGCGTCAAGCCGGCGATCATCAACGGCAGCCGTCGCGCGCGCATCGCCAAGGGCAGCGGCACCCAGGTGGCCGACGTCAACCGGCTGTTGAAGCAGTACGCGCAGCTCAAGCAGATGATGAAGGGCCTCAAGCAGATGGAAGGGCGCATGGGCAAGTTCAAGGGCGCCATGCCGTTCTTGCCTAGATAA
- the rpsP gene encoding 30S ribosomal protein S16 — MAVHIRLRRTGTTRKPAYRVVVADSRAARDGRFIEVIGHYNPLTKPPTIKISAEKAAEWIKKGAQASNTVKHLLKHAAKAAKA, encoded by the coding sequence GTGGCGGTGCACATCCGACTGAGAAGGACCGGGACGACACGGAAGCCGGCCTACCGCGTGGTGGTGGCCGACTCGCGCGCGGCGCGCGACGGGCGCTTCATCGAGGTCATCGGGCATTACAACCCGCTGACCAAGCCGCCGACCATCAAGATTTCCGCGGAAAAGGCGGCGGAGTGGATCAAGAAGGGCGCGCAAGCGTCGAACACGGTGAAGCACCTCCTGAAGCACGCCGCGAAGGCCGCCAAGGCGTAG
- the rimM gene encoding ribosome maturation factor RimM (Essential for efficient processing of 16S rRNA), protein MAPGPALVAVGEVLRPWGLQGEVRVKPLTDRPKERFTGLSECVLWEPVPDRREPCRIASCRFEGETVLVRMEGVTSPEDARRFTGRLLAVAQEDVLPAPEGHFYPWEMAGATVQTRDGRRVGEFVRVEGSEGQPLWVVAEGGREHLVPAVPEIVVEVNVAERRIVIDPPEGLLEL, encoded by the coding sequence GTGGCGCCCGGGCCCGCTCTCGTCGCGGTGGGAGAGGTACTGAGACCCTGGGGGCTCCAGGGCGAGGTGCGCGTCAAGCCGCTCACGGATCGCCCGAAGGAGCGTTTCACAGGCTTGAGCGAGTGCGTGCTGTGGGAGCCCGTGCCCGACCGGCGGGAGCCCTGCCGCATCGCCTCCTGCCGCTTCGAGGGGGAGACGGTGCTGGTGAGGATGGAGGGCGTGACCTCGCCGGAGGATGCCCGGCGGTTCACGGGACGGCTGCTCGCGGTGGCACAGGAGGACGTGCTGCCGGCGCCCGAGGGGCACTTCTACCCCTGGGAGATGGCCGGCGCGACGGTGCAGACGCGCGACGGGCGGCGCGTCGGAGAGTTCGTGCGGGTGGAGGGCAGCGAGGGTCAGCCGCTGTGGGTGGTGGCCGAGGGCGGCCGCGAACACCTGGTGCCCGCGGTGCCCGAGATCGTGGTGGAAGTGAACGTGGCGGAGCGGCGGATTGTCATCGACCCGCCGGAGGGGCTCTTGGAGCTGTGA
- the trmD gene encoding tRNA (guanosine(37)-N1)-methyltransferase TrmD, with amino-acid sequence MRIDIVTLFPGMVEPALSDSIVGRARVRGIVDIRVHNLRDSAPGKHRVTDDTPFGGGGGMIMKPEPLAACIETLRTPGARVILLDPAGRRFTQEVAAEYAALPHLVLVCGRYEGVDERVRERLVDEELSIGDYVLSGGEAAALVVSEAVTRLLPGALGDEGAPARDSFSRGLLEHPQYTRPEVFREWAVPEVLRSGDHARIERWKRVMSVWRTWQRRRDLLETADLSPEEQKWVAGFSQGRPPEDYLE; translated from the coding sequence GTGAGAATCGACATCGTCACGCTCTTTCCCGGGATGGTGGAGCCGGCGCTCAGCGACTCCATCGTGGGGCGCGCGCGCGTGCGTGGGATCGTGGACATCCGCGTCCACAACCTGCGCGACTCCGCCCCGGGCAAGCACCGCGTGACCGACGACACGCCCTTCGGGGGTGGCGGCGGGATGATCATGAAGCCCGAGCCGCTCGCGGCGTGCATCGAGACGCTCAGGACCCCGGGAGCGCGGGTCATCCTGCTCGACCCGGCGGGGCGGCGCTTCACCCAGGAGGTGGCGGCCGAATACGCCGCGCTGCCTCACCTGGTGCTGGTGTGCGGGCGCTACGAGGGCGTGGACGAGCGGGTGCGCGAGCGCCTGGTGGACGAGGAGCTGTCCATCGGCGACTACGTGCTGTCGGGCGGCGAGGCGGCGGCGCTGGTGGTCAGCGAAGCGGTGACGCGGCTTCTGCCCGGCGCCTTGGGCGACGAGGGGGCGCCGGCGCGGGATTCGTTCTCGCGGGGGCTGCTCGAGCATCCGCAGTACACGCGCCCCGAGGTGTTCAGAGAGTGGGCAGTACCGGAGGTTTTGCGCTCGGGCGACCACGCCCGGATCGAACGGTGGAAGCGCGTCATGTCCGTCTGGCGGACGTGGCAACGGCGGCGGGATCTGCTGGAGACGGCGGACCTCTCGCCTGAGGAGCAGAAGTGGGTAGCGGGCTTCAGCCAGGGCCGGCCGCCCGAGGACTATCTCGAGTAA
- the rplS gene encoding 50S ribosomal protein L19, whose product MQAIRIVEAGQLKKDRAGLAPGDTVRVSVKVVEGEKERIQVFEGVVIRKRGDGISASFTVRRISYGVGVERTFPLHSPRIDKIQVMKRATVRRSKLYYLRDLAGKAARLKEKRAAVVPTSGESE is encoded by the coding sequence ATGCAAGCCATTCGCATCGTCGAAGCGGGACAGCTGAAGAAGGACCGGGCGGGCCTCGCGCCCGGCGACACGGTCCGGGTGTCGGTCAAGGTGGTCGAGGGCGAGAAGGAGCGGATCCAGGTCTTCGAAGGCGTGGTGATCCGCAAGCGCGGCGACGGGATCAGCGCCTCGTTCACCGTGCGGCGCATCTCGTATGGTGTAGGCGTGGAGCGCACATTCCCGCTGCACTCGCCGCGGATCGACAAGATCCAGGTGATGAAGCGCGCCACCGTGCGGCGCTCGAAGCTCTACTACCTGCGGGATCTCGCCGGCAAGGCGGCGCGCTTGAAGGAGAAGCGCGCCGCTGTTGTGCCGACATCGGGCGAGTCGGAGTAG